The DNA window CATTGTTAAGAATAATCTTGCCCAGTGAATATGGCAGAATTAAATGTGTGTTTCCTGATGTTTTTTGAGAGCCAAAATTAATCAAATAACTCTTCTTTGTCTTCGGGTAGTCATTCAAAAACGCATTTGTGCCCCTAAAATCTTCTGATTTAAGGCTCTGTTTAAATTTTACCTCTATTGGTATTAAAACCGAATTTTCTTCCAGCAGCATATCAACCTCATGTCCATTCTTATCTTGCCAGAATCTGATATTTTTGGCGCCCTTTTTTAAGAATTCGGACAACACAAATCCCTCAAATAAGAAGCCAGAATCATCCCTTAAAGACAGCTCATTAAAATTATTGATGAAGAAGTTTCTTACACCATTATCTATAAAGTATATTTTGGGTATTTTAACAAGTTCCTTGTTCTTATTTGTATAAAATGGCCTTAGAATTTCCACCATGTAGGTTTCCCTGAGTATTTCTAAATATCTTTTTGTTTCGTTAAATTTTAAGGAAGTTAAACTTGATATCTCTTCATATTTTATCTTTTTGCCATTGTTTATCGCTAAAAACTCAATTAATTTTTTCATCTCGAGTATTCTTTCAATATTAAGATATTCTACAAGGTCCTTTTTTACGTATAAATCAAATATGCCTGATAAGACATCTATTTTTTCCTGCTTTGAGATCTTTAATACAACTTCAGGATAGCCGCCAAAAATGAGAAACTCCTTAAGCAAGTCATTAAATTCCTTCAAGGAAGAATGCAGATTTTCGCCTTTCAAGCCTTTAATGTTCTGAAATTTGTTGAGGAGCTTATCATTCTGCTTGAACCATAAAAATTCCTCAAAATCCAACGGAAAAATCACATTTATTTTTTTTCTTCCTGCTAAGGATTCCTGTATCTGGCTTTTTATTGCTAATGATGAAGAGCCAGAGGCGTAAATCTTAACATTGTTGAAGTTGTCATAAACGTTCTTCATTATTTTTGCAAGAGCCGGATATCTCTGAAATTCGTCTAAAAACAGGTAAAAGAACTCTTTTTGCTCTTCTTTATAGCCGTTTAACTTAATCGTGTTGATTAAATTTTCGAAAGTGCCTACTTTCTCATAATTAGAGATAATGTCAAGGTCAAGAAAAAGGCATCTATTTGATTCGGATAATTCTAAATAAAGCTCTTTAAGCAGGGTTGTTTTTCCTACCTGCCTTGCTCCTAAAAGCAAGGCTATCTTTTTATCCTTTGCCTGATCCTTCAATTTTTTAAATATTTTTCTCGGTAACATCTTACTCCAAAGTTTATATGACCTAAATTTTAGTTTAGACTAAAATTAAAGATTAATGAATAATAGAGTGAACTAGTTTATAAACCTTTCGCTTTTTAAATGGTAAATTGAT is part of the Candidatus Woesearchaeota archaeon genome and encodes:
- a CDS encoding ATP-binding protein; translated protein: MLPRKIFKKLKDQAKDKKIALLLGARQVGKTTLLKELYLELSESNRCLFLDLDIISNYEKVGTFENLINTIKLNGYKEEQKEFFYLFLDEFQRYPALAKIMKNVYDNFNNVKIYASGSSSLAIKSQIQESLAGRKKINVIFPLDFEEFLWFKQNDKLLNKFQNIKGLKGENLHSSLKEFNDLLKEFLIFGGYPEVVLKISKQEKIDVLSGIFDLYVKKDLVEYLNIERILEMKKLIEFLAINNGKKIKYEEISSLTSLKFNETKRYLEILRETYMVEILRPFYTNKNKELVKIPKIYFIDNGVRNFFINNFNELSLRDDSGFLFEGFVLSEFLKKGAKNIRFWQDKNGHEVDMLLEENSVLIPIEVKFKQSLKSEDFRGTNAFLNDYPKTKKSYLINFGSQKTSGNTHLILPYSLGKIILNNAN